Genomic segment of Mycolicibacterium psychrotolerans:
GCATGCTGCTGACCAGGATTCGGCCGAGCTCGGCCGCCGTGCGGGATCCCCCGCGGTATCGGCGGATCGCGAAATCGGCGGTCAGCGCCGCCCAGGCCGAACCCGCGACAGACGCCGCCCGGGGTCGGCGCGCGACGAGTGCAAGCAGCGCCCCGGCGGCTGCCGCCGTGGTGGCGGTGTGCGCGGGCAGTCGTCCGTTGCCCTCGCCGATACGCGCCCGCCAGCGCGGGCCGAATTTGCGTCGCATCAGTGCGTTGTCGCGGTTGCCTGCCTGGACGCGCAGTGACGTCCGCCAGGTCGCGGGCGCGACCGGGTGCTCGCTGCGACGGGCGCCGACGGCGATGCGGTGGCCCGCGGAGGTGATCCGCAGGGCGATGTCGGAGTCTTCCCGGTAGGCGCGCGGGAAGCGGGTGTCGAAGCCGCCGACCTCGACCAGTACGTCGCGGCGGTAGGCCATGTCGGCGGTGATCCACTGGGCGGTTGCCAGGCGCAGCGTGCGCTGCTCGTCGTCGGTGGGTCTGCCGGTGTTCTCGCGGGGGACGTCGAGACGGCCCTGCGACCCCGCGGCACCCGCCGCGTCGGCCGCCGCGAGATCGGTAGCCAGTGCGGAAAGCCATGTCGGCGTGGGCAGGACGTCGTCGTCGAGGAAGCACACCCAATCGGTGTCGGCGGCCCGCCACCCGACGTTGCGGGCCGCGGCCGGCCCGCGCCCTCCGCTCTCGAGCACCTTGACCGTCAGGTCGCACCGCAGTTCCAGGGTCCGGGGTGCGGGCCGGTCGTCGACGACGATCACCTGCGCGGGCCGGGGTCCCTCGCCCCGGTCCAGCGCGGTGATCAACCGCTGCAAGGAGTCCCGGCCGATCGTCGGGATCACGAGCGTGGCATCGAGCGTCACGGGTGCCGCCGGATCAGGAAGGGGCCCAGCACGAGCACGTCGATCGGCGCGCTGCCGAAGCACTCCAGTGCATCGACCGGGCTGTCGACCATCGGCCGGCCCGCGGTGTTGAAGCTGGTGTTGACCAGTACCGGCACCCCCGTTCGTCGGGCGAAGTGCTCGATGGTCGCGTGCAGCAGCGGGAGGCTCTCGTCGACGGTCTGCACCCGCGCGGTGCCGTCGACGTGCGTCACCGCGGGGATGCGGTCGCGCCAGGCCTCGGCGACGTCGTGCACGAACAGCATGTACGGGCTCGGCAGCGGTCCACGACCGAAGATCTCGGCGGCGCGGTCGGCCAGCACCATGGGCGCCA
This window contains:
- a CDS encoding HAD-IIIA family hydrolase → MTLDATLVIPTIGRDSLQRLITALDRGEGPRPAQVIVVDDRPAPRTLELRCDLTVKVLESGGRGPAAARNVGWRAADTDWVCFLDDDVLPTPTWLSALATDLAAADAAGAAGSQGRLDVPRENTGRPTDDEQRTLRLATAQWITADMAYRRDVLVEVGGFDTRFPRAYREDSDIALRITSAGHRIAVGARRSEHPVAPATWRTSLRVQAGNRDNALMRRKFGPRWRARIGEGNGRLPAHTATTAAAAGALLALVARRPRAASVAGSAWAALTADFAIRRYRGGSRTAAELGRILVSSMLIPPLAVGHRVAGEWQHRNADAEPPLAVLLDRDDTLIEDGPYLNDPRGVVPMPGARRALDRLRARGLLLAIVTNQSGVARGLITPEQLGEVNAEVAGQLGPFDSWHVCLHGEDEGCACRKPAPGMVVAAAAALGVPPQRCVLIGDTGGDVRAALSAGARAILVPTDRTRVEEISAARSHPRAEVAPTLTAAVDMVLSPAWGRRT